One Cryptomeria japonica chromosome 9, Sugi_1.0, whole genome shotgun sequence genomic window carries:
- the LOC131062780 gene encoding uncharacterized protein LOC131062780 — protein sequence MDQLGLESKIFVVQKCDVTMSKEDQVLTAVLKKSKATQDEEDGGFPPALKPIVHMDQSKIFVVQCDVKMSEENQILTAASKKRKVTQDEEDGGFPPCLKPIVTAHPPCKSRLLLSTVESKESDGVVDLDISGTSFGEEDNDGCETPKSEKHQIPKLLTCPPAPRKPRSTAKRKTGEFFYVSPDELNLLFNLLQAKKSQVR from the coding sequence ATGGATCAGTTAGGACTCGAATCTAAGATCTTTGTAGTTCAGAAGTGTGATGTAACGATGTCTAAGGAAGATCAAGTCTTGACAGCAGTTCTGAAGAAGAGTAAGGCCACCCAAGATGAGGAAGATGGAGGATTTCCTCCTGCATTGAAGCCAATTGTTCATATGGATCAATCTAAGATCTTTGTAGTTCAATGTGATGTAAAGATGTCCGAGGAGAATCAAATCTTGACAGCGGCATCGAAAAAGAGGAAGGTGACCCAAGATGAGGAAGATGGAGGATTTCCTCCTTGTTTGAAGCCAATTGTTACTGCTCATCCTCCTTGCAAGTCTAGATTATTGTTGTCTACTGTGGAATCAAAGGAATCTGATGGAGTGGTTGATTTGGATATCAGTGGTACTTCCTTTGGGGAGGAGGACAATGATGGATGCGAGACACCCAAGTCAGAGAAGCATCAAATACCTAAACTTCTGACATGCCCTCCTGCCCCAAGAAAACCCAGATCAACAGCAAAGAGAAAGACTGGAGAATTTTTCTATGTCAGTCCTGATGAACTCAATTTGCTCTTCAATCTGCTGCAGGCCAAAAAATCTCAGGTCAGGTGA